A window from Theropithecus gelada isolate Dixy chromosome 1, Tgel_1.0, whole genome shotgun sequence encodes these proteins:
- the LOC112605655 gene encoding LOW QUALITY PROTEIN: olfactory receptor 10T2-like (The sequence of the model RefSeq protein was modified relative to this genomic sequence to represent the inferred CDS: inserted 2 bases in 2 codons), with product MQGFNKTTVVTQFILVGFSSLGELQLLLFVIFLLLNLTILVANVTIMAVIRFSWTPHTPMYDFLLILSFSESCYTFVIIPQLLVHLLLDTKTITFMACANQLFFFLAFACTNCFLIAVMGYDCYVAICHPLRYTLIMNRRLGLGLXSLSGATGFFFALVATNLICDMPFCGPNRVNHYFCDMAPVIKLACTDTHVKELDLFSLSILVIMVPFLLILISYGFTVNTILKIPSAEGKKKAFATCASHLTVVFVHYGCASIIYLRPKSKSASDKDQLVAVTYTVVTPLLSPLVYSLRNKEXKTALKRVLGMPVATKMS from the exons ATGCAAGGTTTCAACAAAACCACTGTGGTTACACAGTTCATCCTGGTGGGtttctccagcctgggggagctCCAGCTGCTTCTTTTTGTCATATTTCTTCTCCTAAACTTGACAATCTTGGTGGCCAATGTGACCATCATGGCCGTTATTCGCTTCAGCTGGACTCCCCACACTCCCATGTATGACTTTCTACtcatcctttcattttctgaGTCCTGCTACACTTTTGTCATCATCCCTCAGCTGCTGGTCCACCTGCTCTTAGACACCAAGACCATCACCTTCATGGCCTGTGCCAACCAGctcttcttctttcttgcctttgcTTGCACCAACTGCTTCCTCATTGCTGTGATGGGATATGATTGCTATGTAGCCATTTGTCACCCTCTGAGGTACACGCTTATCATGAACAGAAGGCTAGGGTTGGGGT ATTCTCTTTCAGGAGCCACaggtttcttttttgctttggtGGCCACCAACCTCATTTGTGACATGCCTTTTTGTGGCCCCAACAGGGTTAACCACTATTTCTGTGACATGGCACCTGTTATCAAGTTAGCCTGCACTGACACCCATGTGAAAGAGCTGGATTTATTTAGCCTCAGCATCCTGGTAATTATGGTGCCTTTTCTGTTAATTCTCATATCCTATGGCTTCACAGTTAACACCATCCTGAAGATCCCTTCAGCTGAGGGCAAGAAGAAGGCCTTTGCCACCTGTGCCTCACACCTCACTGTGGTCTTTGTTCACTATGGCTGTGCCTCTATCATCTATCTGCGGCCCAAGTCCAAGTCTGCCTCAGACAAGGATCAATTGGTGGCAGTGACCTACACAGTGGTTACTCCCTTACTTAGTCCTCTTGTCTACAGTCTGAGGAACAAGG GTAAAACTGCATTGAAAAGAGTTCTTGGAATGCCTGTGGCAACCAAGATGagctaa